One Dehalococcoidia bacterium genomic window carries:
- a CDS encoding YbhB/YbcL family Raf kinase inhibitor-like protein, with protein MGLKLWVFLLVLLFLVACAGGEEERVLDVSNLPTFTLRSPAFAQGQPIPQRYTCDGEDVSPPLAWEGAPQAAAFVLIVDDPDAPMGTFTHWVLYNIPGQLTSLPEGLAKEGRLSQGMLQGRNDFGRLGYGGPCPPRGPAHRYYFRLYALHAPLDLPPGANKAQVLKAMEGHVLAWAELMGTYGRGP; from the coding sequence GTGGGCCTCAAGCTCTGGGTATTCCTTTTGGTCCTGCTCTTTCTGGTGGCCTGTGCCGGGGGGGAGGAGGAGAGGGTGCTAGACGTCAGCAACCTTCCCACCTTCACCCTGCGCAGCCCCGCCTTCGCCCAAGGCCAGCCCATCCCCCAGCGCTATACCTGCGATGGGGAGGACGTGTCCCCACCCCTGGCCTGGGAGGGGGCACCGCAAGCGGCCGCCTTTGTCCTCATCGTGGACGACCCCGATGCCCCCATGGGCACCTTCACCCACTGGGTCCTCTACAACATCCCTGGCCAGCTCACCTCCCTCCCCGAGGGCCTTGCTAAGGAAGGCCGTTTATCCCAGGGGATGCTGCAAGGCCGGAACGACTTCGGCCGCCTCGGGTATGGGGGCCCGTGCCCACCCCGCGGCCCCGCCCACCGCTACTACTTCCGCCTCTATGCCTTGCATGCCCCCTTGGACCTTCCCCCCGGTGCTAACAAGGCCCAGGTGCTGAAGGCCATGGAGGGTCATGTGCTGGCCTGGGCCGAGCTTATGGGCACATACGGTCGAGGCCCTTGA
- a CDS encoding ribose-phosphate pyrophosphokinase, producing MYTELRVFSGRAHPDLAQAICRYLEIPLGQVDVFEFSNENIFVRYLENIRSRDVFLVQPFVSPVNTRIMELLVMIDAAKRASAGRITAVVPYYAYGRSDKKDQPRVPITARLIANFLEVAGADRLLTIDLHAGQIQGFFNIPVDELTALSILARYFRDRFGPRLEEVTVVATDVGDAKRARRVADRLDVPLAIVEKRRLGNQEQVEAVNIIGEVKGRVALIVDDEVDTAGTLVATVDIVLRHGAKEVYACCTHPVLSGPAVQRIEQSPLKELVVTDTVPIPPHKMLPKITVLSVAPLLGEAIRRIHTGQSVGALFDEH from the coding sequence ATGTATACTGAGCTGCGGGTGTTCAGCGGGCGGGCCCATCCCGATCTGGCCCAGGCCATCTGCCGCTATCTGGAGATACCCCTGGGCCAGGTGGACGTTTTTGAGTTCAGCAACGAGAACATCTTCGTGCGCTATCTGGAGAACATACGCTCCCGCGACGTCTTTTTGGTGCAGCCTTTCGTCTCCCCAGTCAACACGCGCATCATGGAGCTCTTGGTGATGATCGACGCCGCCAAGAGGGCCTCCGCCGGCCGCATCACGGCCGTGGTCCCCTACTACGCCTACGGCCGCAGCGATAAGAAGGACCAGCCGCGGGTCCCCATCACCGCCCGCCTCATCGCCAACTTCCTGGAGGTGGCGGGGGCCGATAGGCTTTTGACCATCGACCTACACGCTGGCCAGATCCAAGGCTTCTTCAACATACCGGTGGACGAGCTAACGGCCCTCTCCATCCTAGCCCGCTACTTCCGCGATAGGTTTGGGCCTCGCCTCGAGGAGGTGACGGTGGTGGCCACCGACGTGGGCGACGCCAAAAGGGCGCGGCGCGTGGCCGACCGCCTGGATGTCCCCCTAGCCATCGTGGAGAAGCGCCGCCTGGGCAACCAGGAGCAGGTGGAGGCAGTCAACATCATTGGCGAGGTAAAGGGGAGGGTGGCCCTCATCGTGGATGATGAGGTGGACACCGCCGGCACCCTGGTGGCCACCGTGGACATAGTCCTCCGTCACGGCGCCAAGGAGGTCTATGCCTGCTGCACCCACCCAGTCCTCTCCGGCCCCGCCGTCCAGCGTATCGAGCAGAGCCCCCTGAAGGAGCTGGTGGTCACCGATACCGTCCCCATCCCCCCACACAAGATGCTGCCCAAGATCACCGTCCTATCGGTGGCCCCCCTGCTGGGGGAGGCCATCCGCCGCATCCATACCGGCCAGTCGGTGGGGGCCCTCTTCGACGAGCATTGA
- the secA gene encoding preprotein translocase subunit SecA yields MLKALKRIIGDENERELRKLRPLVEAINRLEPQVEALTDAELRAKTDEFRARLREGETLDQLLPEAFAVVREVAKRRLGMRHFDVQIMGGIVLHQGKIAEMKTGEGKTLVATLPLYLNALEGKGCHLVTQNDYLAKRDVQWMGPIYHSLGLSVGVLQHEAAYRYNPHANLDNPSLRYLEPITRREAYLCDITYGTNNEFGFDYLRDNMAVDLSQVVQRLDHPHHYAIVDEVDNILIDEARTPLIISGPAEETEEIYRTFARIVSRLREGEDYTVDHKHRTVALTDEGITKVERALGISNLYDPQHYRLTRFLDAALKAHVLYQRDRDYVVKDGEVIIVDEFTGRLMYGRRWSDGLHQAVEAKEGVRIQRESVTYATITIQNYFRMYEKLAGMTGTAWTEREEFRTIYGLDVVVIPTHKPMIRIDYPDVVYRTSSGKWRAVVREIEEMHAQGRPVLVGTVSIENSERLAEMVRRMAVCRNPQCSRYHQTCPLREPQVLNAKHHEREALIIAQAGRYGAVTIATNMAGRGVDIILGGNPDLLAERLARERGLNLVALPEDEQARLREEARRLWQEEHELVVSVGGLHVIGTERHEARRIDNQLRGRAGRQGDPGSSRFFVSFDDDIMRRFAPEWVKGLLARLGMDEDTPLESAMVSKAIEQAQTKVEAHNFDIRKYVVQYDDVMNTHRELIYRERRKILEGADLRANIWEMVCQEIDELLDSYYQDGASDPKALLRALADICLTPPPLSPQQVEEMGREELREAILSHARQLLEEKEQELGHEKMRLLERLVMLSTIDRLWVDHLTALEEMRQGVGLQGYGGQDPLTVFRREAHDMWEQLTHHIRSLVVRRIFRETLVPLAPARPRNLRERGPGGEAQAVGARAGGKVGRNDPCPCGSGRKYKKCCGRVA; encoded by the coding sequence ATGTTAAAGGCCCTCAAGCGGATCATCGGCGATGAGAACGAGCGGGAGCTGCGCAAGCTGCGGCCCCTGGTGGAGGCCATCAACCGCCTGGAGCCCCAAGTGGAGGCCCTCACCGATGCTGAGCTGCGGGCCAAGACTGACGAGTTCCGCGCCCGCCTCAGGGAAGGCGAGACCCTAGACCAGCTCCTGCCCGAAGCCTTCGCCGTGGTGCGGGAGGTAGCCAAGCGCCGCCTGGGCATGCGTCATTTCGACGTCCAGATCATGGGTGGCATCGTCCTTCACCAGGGCAAGATCGCTGAGATGAAGACAGGCGAGGGCAAGACGCTGGTGGCCACCCTCCCCCTCTACCTCAACGCCCTGGAGGGGAAGGGGTGCCACCTGGTGACCCAGAACGACTACCTGGCCAAGAGGGATGTGCAGTGGATGGGCCCCATATACCACTCCCTGGGCCTCAGCGTAGGCGTCCTCCAGCATGAGGCCGCCTACCGCTACAACCCCCACGCCAATCTGGACAACCCCAGCCTCCGCTACCTGGAGCCCATCACTAGGCGCGAGGCTTACCTGTGCGATATCACCTACGGCACCAACAACGAGTTCGGCTTCGACTATCTCCGGGACAACATGGCTGTGGACCTCTCCCAGGTGGTGCAGCGTCTGGACCACCCCCACCACTACGCCATCGTGGACGAGGTGGACAACATCCTCATCGACGAGGCCCGCACTCCCCTCATCATATCCGGGCCGGCCGAGGAGACGGAGGAGATCTACCGCACCTTCGCCCGCATCGTCTCCCGGCTGCGGGAGGGAGAGGACTACACGGTGGACCACAAGCACCGCACCGTGGCCCTCACCGATGAGGGCATCACCAAGGTGGAGAGGGCCCTGGGCATATCCAACCTCTATGACCCTCAGCACTACCGCCTCACCCGCTTCCTGGACGCTGCCCTCAAGGCCCACGTCCTCTACCAGCGGGACCGGGACTATGTGGTGAAGGACGGCGAGGTCATCATCGTGGACGAGTTCACCGGCCGCCTCATGTATGGCCGCCGCTGGTCCGATGGCCTCCATCAGGCCGTGGAGGCCAAGGAGGGGGTCAGGATCCAGAGGGAGTCCGTCACCTACGCCACCATCACCATCCAGAACTACTTCCGCATGTATGAGAAGCTGGCGGGGATGACGGGCACCGCCTGGACGGAACGGGAGGAGTTCCGCACCATCTATGGCCTCGATGTGGTAGTCATCCCCACTCATAAGCCCATGATCCGCATCGACTACCCGGATGTGGTCTACCGCACCTCCTCTGGCAAGTGGCGGGCGGTGGTGCGGGAGATAGAGGAGATGCATGCCCAGGGCCGGCCGGTGCTGGTGGGCACCGTCTCCATCGAGAACTCGGAGCGCCTGGCGGAGATGGTGCGGCGCATGGCCGTGTGCCGCAACCCCCAGTGCTCCCGTTATCACCAGACATGCCCCCTGCGGGAGCCCCAGGTGCTCAACGCCAAGCACCATGAGCGGGAGGCCCTTATCATCGCCCAGGCCGGTCGCTATGGGGCCGTCACCATCGCCACCAACATGGCCGGCCGCGGCGTGGACATTATCCTTGGGGGCAACCCCGACCTCTTGGCAGAGCGGCTGGCACGGGAGCGGGGCCTCAACCTGGTGGCCTTGCCTGAGGACGAGCAGGCCAGGCTGCGGGAAGAGGCCCGGCGCCTCTGGCAGGAGGAGCATGAGCTGGTGGTCTCCGTCGGTGGCCTCCATGTCATCGGCACCGAGCGCCACGAGGCCCGCCGCATCGACAACCAGCTGCGGGGCCGCGCCGGCCGCCAGGGTGACCCCGGCTCCTCCCGTTTCTTCGTCTCCTTCGACGACGACATCATGCGCCGCTTCGCCCCTGAGTGGGTCAAGGGCCTCCTGGCTCGCTTGGGCATGGACGAGGATACCCCTCTGGAGAGCGCCATGGTCTCCAAGGCCATCGAGCAGGCCCAGACCAAGGTAGAGGCCCACAACTTCGACATCCGCAAGTATGTGGTCCAGTACGACGACGTGATGAACACCCACCGTGAGCTCATCTACCGGGAGCGGCGCAAGATCCTGGAGGGGGCCGACCTCCGCGCCAACATCTGGGAGATGGTCTGCCAGGAGATAGACGAGCTCCTGGACAGCTATTACCAGGATGGTGCATCAGATCCGAAGGCCCTCCTGCGTGCCCTGGCGGACATCTGCCTTACGCCTCCACCCCTTTCCCCTCAGCAGGTGGAGGAGATGGGGCGGGAGGAGCTGCGGGAAGCCATCCTCTCCCATGCCCGCCAGCTCCTGGAGGAGAAGGAGCAGGAGCTGGGGCATGAGAAGATGCGCCTTCTGGAGCGCCTGGTGATGCTCTCCACCATCGACCGCCTGTGGGTGGACCACCTGACCGCCCTGGAGGAGATGCGCCAGGGGGTGGGGTTACAGGGCTACGGCGGGCAGGACCCCCTCACTGTCTTCCGCAGGGAGGCCCACGACATGTGGGAGCAGCTCACCCACCACATTCGCTCCCTGGTGGTGCGACGCATCTTCCGCGAGACCCTGGTGCCTTTGGCCCCTGCCCGCCCTCGCAACCTGCGGGAGCGGGGCCCGGGCGGCGAGGCCCAGGCTGTGGGGGCGAGGGCGGGTGGCAAGGTGGGCCGCAACGACCCTTGCCCCTGTGGCAGCGGTCGCAAGTACAAGAAGTGCTGTGGGCGGGTGGCCTGA
- a CDS encoding transcriptional repressor: MGCESETMKVLRRAGQKVTPQRIMVLSALRHAGGHKTAAELLAEVRRQYPFVDISTIYRTLAAAKDLRLVAEVRMGGGEVEYEWVGQDRHHHLICRRCGEVSRIDDAYLGGLAAALLEDYGFRADLDHFAIFGLCRRCGEEGS, from the coding sequence ATGGGTTGTGAGAGCGAGACAATGAAAGTTTTGCGACGAGCGGGGCAGAAGGTGACGCCCCAGCGCATCATGGTCCTCTCCGCCCTTCGCCACGCCGGCGGCCACAAGACGGCCGCCGAGCTGTTGGCGGAGGTGCGCCGTCAGTACCCCTTCGTGGACATCTCCACCATCTACCGCACCCTGGCGGCGGCCAAGGACTTGCGGCTGGTGGCGGAGGTGCGCATGGGGGGAGGGGAGGTGGAGTACGAGTGGGTGGGGCAGGACCGCCACCACCACCTCATCTGTCGTCGTTGTGGGGAGGTGAGCCGCATCGACGACGCTTACCTAGGGGGGCTGGCCGCCGCCCTGTTGGAGGACTACGGCTTCCGCGCCGACCTGGACCACTTCGCCATCTTTGGCCTCTGCCGGCGATGCGGGGAGGAGGGGTCATGA
- the pstB gene encoding phosphate ABC transporter ATP-binding protein PstB has protein sequence MPAPHVTTGPQEPSTEEPILEVEGLNAWYGHFHALKDINLRIPRRRITAIIGPSGCGKSTLIRCLNRMHELVPGARVEGKVLFEGQDIYDPQVDPVEVRTRVGMVFQKPNPFPKSVFENVAFGLRIHGYRGNLRQAVERSLRAAALWDEVKDKLHQNALRLSGGQQQRLCIARAIAIEPEVILMDEPCSALDPIATLKIEDLMRELTQSYTIVIVTHNMQQAARVSDYTAVMMMDEDRTGRIIEFGPTREVFTNPKDPRTEAYITGRIG, from the coding sequence GTGCCCGCTCCCCATGTAACGACGGGTCCCCAAGAGCCCTCCACGGAGGAGCCCATCCTGGAGGTGGAGGGGCTCAACGCCTGGTATGGCCACTTCCACGCCCTGAAAGATATAAATCTGCGCATCCCACGCCGGCGCATCACCGCCATCATCGGCCCCTCGGGCTGTGGCAAGAGCACCCTCATCAGGTGCCTCAATCGCATGCACGAGCTGGTGCCAGGGGCCAGAGTGGAGGGGAAGGTCCTCTTCGAGGGGCAGGACATCTACGACCCCCAGGTGGACCCGGTGGAGGTGCGGACGCGCGTCGGCATGGTGTTCCAGAAGCCCAACCCCTTCCCCAAATCGGTCTTTGAGAACGTGGCCTTCGGCCTACGTATCCACGGATACCGGGGCAACTTACGGCAGGCGGTGGAGCGCAGCCTGAGGGCCGCCGCCCTGTGGGACGAGGTGAAGGACAAGCTACACCAAAACGCCCTAAGGCTCTCAGGGGGCCAGCAGCAGCGTTTGTGCATCGCCCGCGCCATCGCCATCGAGCCAGAGGTCATCCTTATGGACGAGCCCTGCTCCGCCCTGGACCCCATCGCCACCCTGAAGATCGAGGACCTCATGCGGGAGCTGACACAAAGCTATACCATCGTCATCGTCACCCACAACATGCAGCAGGCGGCCCGCGTGTCCGACTATACGGCCGTGATGATGATGGACGAGGACCGCACGGGACGGATCATCGAGTTCGGCCCCACCCGCGAGGTGTTCACCAACCCCAAGGACCCGCGCACGGAGGCCTATATCACCGGCCGCATCGGCTGA
- a CDS encoding metal ABC transporter permease, with amino-acid sequence MLEPFQYQFFVRGVIVASLVGALCGLMGTYVVLRRMSYIGHGLSHAMLGGAVVSYVMAFNFYLGAGIWGFLSALLINALARRRRAVGADAVIGLVTTASFALGVAIISRYRTFTRNFEAALLGNLLGVSPQDMWVVAAMTGLALAFVLLTYRRLLFLTFDPEVAAYYGVPTGWLDALFSIALAGTVVVSMQVIGVTMLVGVLIIPAATARLLTDRFHLMLGLAIILGMVSGLVGIYASYFLDVSSGANVVLVATALFALAYVWSALRHRLGVIQGLQALD; translated from the coding sequence GTGCTTGAGCCCTTCCAGTACCAGTTCTTTGTGCGGGGTGTAATAGTGGCCTCCTTGGTGGGGGCCTTGTGCGGCCTCATGGGCACCTATGTGGTGCTGAGGCGCATGAGCTACATCGGCCACGGCCTATCCCATGCCATGTTGGGGGGCGCAGTGGTGAGCTACGTCATGGCCTTCAACTTCTACCTAGGGGCGGGCATCTGGGGGTTTCTTTCGGCACTCCTCATTAACGCCCTGGCCCGCCGGCGCAGGGCCGTGGGCGCCGATGCCGTCATCGGCCTCGTTACCACCGCCAGCTTCGCCCTAGGGGTGGCCATCATCAGCCGTTATCGCACCTTCACCCGCAACTTTGAGGCCGCCCTCTTGGGCAACCTGTTGGGGGTGAGCCCCCAGGACATGTGGGTGGTGGCAGCTATGACGGGGCTGGCCCTGGCCTTCGTCCTCCTCACTTACCGGAGGCTCCTCTTCCTCACTTTCGACCCGGAGGTGGCCGCCTATTATGGGGTGCCCACGGGCTGGCTGGATGCCCTTTTCTCCATCGCCTTGGCGGGGACGGTGGTGGTATCTATGCAGGTGATAGGGGTCACCATGCTGGTGGGGGTGCTCATCATCCCGGCGGCCACCGCCCGCCTGCTGACGGACCGCTTTCACCTCATGCTGGGCCTCGCCATCATCCTGGGGATGGTAAGCGGCCTAGTGGGCATCTATGCCAGCTACTTCCTGGACGTATCGTCAGGGGCCAACGTGGTGCTGGTGGCCACTGCCCTCTTCGCTCTGGCCTACGTCTGGTCGGCCCTCCGCCATCGCCTGGGCGTCATCCAGGGTCTGCAGGCCCTGGACTAG
- the pstA gene encoding phosphate ABC transporter permease PstA has translation MAAMVGIAALVLLLAVVTRDGFHRLSWDFITSFPSRFPEQAGIRAALLGSMWVMVLTTVIAVPLGIGAAIYLEEFAPRNWLTRIIETNINNLAGVPSIVYGLLGLALFVRAMELGRSILAGALTLALVVLPILIISAREGLRTVPPSIREAAMALGATRWQTVWHQVLPAALAPMMTGVILALSRAIGETAPLITIGALLFVPFDPRGPLDSFTVLPIQIFNWVSRPQPAFHEAAAAGIIVLLTVLLSMNAIAIAIRYWAERRRQW, from the coding sequence ATGGCAGCCATGGTGGGCATCGCTGCTCTGGTGTTGCTCCTGGCGGTGGTGACCCGGGACGGGTTTCACCGCCTTTCTTGGGACTTCATCACCAGCTTCCCCTCCCGTTTCCCAGAGCAGGCGGGCATCCGGGCGGCCCTCCTGGGCTCCATGTGGGTCATGGTGCTCACAACCGTCATTGCCGTGCCCCTGGGGATAGGAGCGGCCATCTATCTGGAGGAGTTCGCCCCCCGCAACTGGCTCACCAGGATCATCGAGACCAACATCAACAACCTGGCGGGGGTACCGTCCATCGTCTATGGGCTACTGGGGCTGGCCCTATTTGTGCGGGCCATGGAGTTGGGCCGCAGCATATTGGCCGGAGCCCTGACGCTGGCGTTGGTGGTGCTGCCCATCCTCATCATCTCGGCGCGTGAGGGGCTGCGCACGGTGCCTCCCAGCATCCGCGAGGCGGCCATGGCTCTGGGGGCCACCCGCTGGCAGACGGTGTGGCACCAGGTGCTGCCGGCCGCCCTGGCGCCCATGATGACGGGGGTCATCCTGGCCCTGTCGCGGGCCATTGGCGAGACGGCCCCCCTTATCACCATCGGTGCCCTACTCTTCGTCCCCTTCGACCCGCGGGGGCCCTTGGACTCCTTCACGGTGCTTCCCATCCAGATCTTCAACTGGGTGTCTAGGCCCCAGCCGGCCTTCCATGAAGCGGCCGCAGCTGGCATCATCGTCTTGCTAACGGTGTTGTTGAGCATGAACGCCATCGCCATCGCCATCCGCTATTGGGCGGAAAGGAGGCGTCAATGGTGA
- a CDS encoding metal ABC transporter ATP-binding protein — translation MLHPYPHQRMGPGPLVQIRELTCGYGGPPALMDVDLEIWPGEFVGLLGPSGAGKTTLLRAILGSVQIYRGQVLVEGQPVGRRRIPVGYVPQLETVDWNFPITVEEVALLGLASSPWPWPMPRERQRAHAVLERLGIAHLAKRQIRALSGGQQQRAFLARALVANPRLLLLDEPTAGVDIKTRDDILHLLHELNHEGTTIVLTTHEINAVAAHLPRIVCLNRQVVADGPPSQVLTPKTLRETYGAEMVVVEHQGLVLVAERPHGYYQEHVSPKGEPGA, via the coding sequence ATGCTACATCCATACCCTCACCAGCGCATGGGCCCCGGCCCCCTGGTCCAGATAAGGGAGCTCACCTGCGGCTACGGCGGCCCCCCAGCCCTCATGGATGTGGACCTAGAGATATGGCCAGGGGAGTTCGTGGGCCTCCTGGGGCCCAGCGGCGCTGGCAAGACCACCCTTCTGCGGGCCATCCTGGGGTCCGTCCAGATCTACCGGGGCCAGGTGCTGGTGGAGGGCCAGCCGGTGGGGAGACGTCGGATCCCCGTGGGGTATGTTCCCCAGCTGGAGACAGTGGACTGGAACTTCCCCATCACCGTGGAGGAGGTGGCGCTCTTGGGTTTGGCCTCTTCCCCATGGCCTTGGCCCATGCCACGGGAGCGGCAGCGGGCGCACGCCGTCCTGGAGCGGCTGGGCATCGCCCACCTGGCCAAGCGCCAGATCCGAGCCCTATCCGGCGGTCAGCAACAGCGCGCCTTCCTGGCGCGGGCCCTGGTAGCCAATCCCCGCCTTCTCCTCCTGGACGAGCCCACCGCTGGGGTGGATATTAAGACCCGCGACGACATCCTCCACCTGCTACACGAGCTGAACCACGAGGGGACCACCATCGTCCTCACCACCCATGAGATCAACGCCGTGGCCGCCCACCTGCCGCGCATCGTATGCCTCAACCGCCAAGTGGTGGCCGATGGCCCGCCATCCCAGGTCCTGACCCCCAAGACCCTGAGGGAGACCTACGGGGCAGAGATGGTGGTGGTGGAGCACCAAGGGCTGGTCCTGGTGGCCGAGCGGCCTCACGGCTACTATCAGGAGCACGTGAGCCCAAAGGGGGAGCCTGGTGCTTGA
- the pstC gene encoding phosphate ABC transporter permease subunit PstC yields the protein MTLGRRGLGQRRLLRMREAPVLAVLFLCALASVLTTVGIVVVLLDESVGFFRQVSIVEFLTERQWTPLFVEKHFGVLPLLSATFLIALLALAVAVPVGLGAAIYLSEYASARVRGVLKPVLEVLAGIPTVVYGYFALTFIAPQILQPLGQETVFSALSAALAMSIMLLPFVSSLSEDAMRAVPASLREAGYALGSSRLEVAVRVVLPAALSGVMAAVVLALARAVGETMIVTIAAGNMPNLSWNPLEAMQALPAYIVQVSLGDTPAGTLEYKTIFAVGLALFACTLVLNVAAQWLMARFREVYE from the coding sequence GTGACCCTGGGACGGCGAGGTCTGGGCCAGAGGCGGCTGTTGCGGATGCGCGAGGCGCCCGTCCTCGCCGTCCTCTTCTTATGCGCCTTGGCCTCTGTCCTCACCACCGTAGGCATCGTGGTAGTGCTGTTGGATGAGTCGGTGGGCTTCTTCCGCCAGGTCTCCATCGTGGAGTTTTTAACGGAGAGGCAATGGACGCCCCTGTTCGTGGAGAAGCATTTTGGCGTGCTGCCGCTGCTATCGGCCACCTTCCTTATCGCCCTACTGGCACTGGCGGTGGCGGTGCCCGTGGGGCTAGGGGCGGCCATCTACCTCAGCGAATATGCCTCCGCCCGGGTGCGGGGGGTGCTCAAGCCGGTCCTGGAGGTTCTGGCCGGTATCCCCACGGTGGTGTATGGTTACTTCGCCCTCACCTTCATCGCCCCTCAGATCCTGCAGCCCTTGGGCCAGGAGACCGTCTTCAGCGCCCTCTCGGCAGCCCTGGCCATGTCCATCATGCTGCTGCCCTTCGTCTCATCCCTGTCGGAGGACGCCATGCGGGCGGTGCCCGCCTCCCTGCGGGAGGCGGGCTACGCATTAGGCAGCAGCCGCCTCGAGGTGGCGGTGCGGGTGGTGCTTCCGGCAGCCCTCTCAGGTGTGATGGCGGCGGTGGTGCTGGCCTTGGCGCGGGCCGTAGGTGAGACCATGATCGTCACTATCGCCGCTGGCAACATGCCCAACCTCTCTTGGAACCCCTTGGAAGCCATGCAGGCCCTTCCAGCCTACATCGTGCAGGTGAGCCTGGGCGACACGCCCGCTGGCACTCTGGAGTACAAGACCATCTTCGCCGTGGGCCTGGCCCTGTTTGCCTGCACGCTGGTGCTCAACGTAGCCGCCCAATGGCTCATGGCCCGCTTCCGGGAGGTGTACGAGTGA
- a CDS encoding metal ABC transporter substrate-binding protein gives MRWALALTASVLILAACTSGQEGGQAAIKVVTSVSPITSIVENIACDRAQVVGVIPEGEDSHTYEPPTSVAKELASASLIILNGLYLEEPLLEMAQANKRPDAEIVLLADNAITPAQWKFDFSFPREQGKPNPHLWPSTRLAMEYARLAKEALIRHDPDGAPIYEANYQAFLQRLQALDRATQEAVATVPPQRRKLLTYHDSWAYWADDYGFQVIGAIQPSDFKEPSAQEVASLINQIKAEGVPAIFGSEVYPSKVMEQIARETGARYVTDLRDDDLPEKPGHRLHSYIGMMVENVRAIVSALGGDPTPLQNVDPSLVCPQGSRARYY, from the coding sequence ATGAGGTGGGCCTTAGCGCTCACGGCCTCTGTGCTAATTTTGGCCGCCTGCACCTCCGGTCAGGAGGGGGGCCAGGCGGCCATAAAGGTGGTTACCAGCGTCTCCCCCATCACCAGCATTGTGGAGAACATCGCTTGTGACCGGGCCCAGGTGGTGGGGGTGATACCGGAGGGGGAGGACTCCCACACCTACGAGCCCCCCACATCGGTGGCCAAGGAGCTAGCCAGTGCCAGCCTCATCATCCTCAACGGCCTCTACCTGGAGGAACCCCTCCTGGAGATGGCCCAGGCCAACAAGAGACCTGACGCCGAGATCGTTCTCTTGGCCGACAACGCCATAACCCCTGCCCAGTGGAAGTTCGACTTCAGCTTCCCCAGGGAGCAAGGGAAGCCCAACCCTCACCTTTGGCCCAGCACTCGCTTGGCCATGGAGTACGCCCGTTTGGCGAAGGAGGCCCTCATCAGGCACGACCCCGATGGGGCCCCCATATACGAGGCCAACTACCAGGCCTTCCTACAACGCCTCCAAGCCCTGGACCGGGCCACCCAGGAGGCGGTGGCCACCGTTCCTCCCCAGCGCCGCAAGCTGCTCACCTACCACGACTCCTGGGCCTATTGGGCCGATGATTACGGCTTCCAGGTGATAGGCGCCATCCAGCCATCCGACTTCAAAGAGCCATCGGCCCAGGAGGTAGCCAGCCTCATCAACCAGATCAAAGCAGAAGGGGTGCCGGCCATCTTCGGCTCGGAGGTCTACCCCAGCAAGGTGATGGAGCAGATAGCCCGCGAGACGGGGGCCCGCTACGTCACCGACCTGCGGGACGACGACCTGCCGGAGAAACCAGGCCACCGCCTCCACTCCTATATAGGCATGATGGTGGAGAACGTGCGGGCCATAGTCTCTGCCCTGGGGGGCGACCCTACACCCCTGCAGAACGTGGACCCTTCCCTGGTGTGTCCTCAGGGGAGCCGGGCCCGCTACTACTGA